CGGTGCGGTGTGTTTTGTCTTCTTGTCCTTCTGTACTCGAGTGAAAGTAGTCAAACCGGTCAGTGTTTTGCTTAAGGGAAAACGTGggaaaacttggaaaaaaactATTCTTTTAATTCATGATTTCTAAAGTACAGCTAAGGTTTCCTCGGTGAGTGTGGTGAGACTGATTCACGGAAAGGGTGAAACAATGTATAGACGAATTgagagctaaaaaaaaattcgcacACCCCAAAATTGTGTACTGAAAGTATGTAGACTCTCTCTACTGGGGGCTGAGGACATTATGCCGGCAGGAGAATGTtcacaattttattattttgcctTCCCGAAGGGTTAGCTGTTTGCCTTCGCGGTGATAGccgcaccttttttttaagaggttttctttttatctagtccattccaccaaaataaagataaaaCCATTTCAACAGTTGCTATAGTCAAATAGAATTTTTACTTAGAAATGGATCACATAATACACAAGAAATTATTTCTATAAGATCATCGATtgagtaatgaaaaaaaaacgttattcTTCGTCCAAATCGGATTTATCGAAATCGATCGGATCTTCCTGAACTAGACCGAAACGATTAGTTCCCGTAGACAAACGGCGCATTGGCTGGTGGCTTTTCGATTTGGCCACTTCTCCTGGCTCGACTCTGGCAACAGACACTGCTGGAGCAGCTGTCCGGACAGCTGAGTTGTTGATCCTTCTAGACGAAAGTGCCGGCGCGACAGTGGCATCAGGAATGTCATCCTCTTCAATCGGATCATCCTCTCCATACCACTTTTCACTACGTCAAAAAGGACAGACAGGTTAGACACGCATTTTTATTTGCAGGGACGATCGAATTGCCGCAGTAAATCTTACCATCCACGGACATTTTGGGGCTGATCACAGCGACCAGACACCGGATTAAAAACCAATCCATACGTGCACCCTCCAAGACTacagaaaagtaaaatatCGATTAAAATCTATCAGAaatacaggtaaaaaaaatcttgtgtAGTGAAAGACAAACCGTGGCATTCCGGTTAAAAGACACATGTAGAAATGGCGACAGGAACTGTAATGCaaatatcaaatgaaatagatgatttgttttatcatgAAATAAATCAGGATTATATTACGTCGGATGAGCAAGTCGATCGTGATCACCAAAACGAAGAGAAGCTGATGGATTGGCCCCGGATCCAATATTAGGACACATGAAATTGAGAACTTCTGTAAAAGTAATCGAGAGCGTTCAGTGAGTCGTGATAATTGAATGTGAAATCCATGGATGATTCCATTATATAGGATATCAACTTACGGGATGCGCTGCAATTGGGTCTGTTTGTTTGATCGGCGTGAACGCAGGCTCCAACCAATGGCTCGAAAATTACACCCGGAGGGCACGCAATGAGAGTATGTTGTCCGTCGGTGCAGTGATAGAACTGCAATACGATAGCgacgaataatttaaaaattttatgttaatGCAAGAAACAATGGTACAATTATCTgggtaaataaattattaataagATACTAACCTTATCGCAAGATCCTTTCACAGGGAACATTCCATTTCGGCGTGGACAATTAGAAGTTGGTCGAGgattttctgtaaaaaataaaaattatgtaaGACTGGAGCAGCGCAGTGCTAAAAACCGGTCACGATTTTTTCAAGGAACCGACGACCTTATCTAGTTCATCACTAAGTGGCACCTTTCGTTATTTAACATGTAGGTTATTATACCCAAAGAACTCCTAGTGTATGCATTTTGCATGTAAAGATTGTAAGCGATGCTAATGTTGAAAACGACCTTGTCGCTTCTAATGTTTCAACTGTCAACCACTAGATGGAAGCACTATATGGAACTGAATTTGAAAGGTAATCTTCAAAGTGCGCAACGGTCATTTTTGATAAAAACATTAGGAGTaacgaaaatgttttcaataaattacGACTGttttaatcaattaaaaaaatctagcaATCCGAACAGTAAATCTAGTCTAgaggaaaaaagttttagatcCAGGCTAAAGTTACCGATTTAGAAGCAAAACAAGTAAAGAGAGATCgaaaaagtaaataatttACGTTGTTTTTTCCTGTCGCCACATTGGACAGCATGGGGTAGTTCACATTTATCCTTTGTGATGTCAAACACGAGACCGTCGTCGCAAAATTCTTCTGTCGCCTATGAACGAATACCGGTACAATTAGTTTAAAGAATTACATTCATGCTTGTGTCTGATCACATTCCCGACGAAATGTCTTACCGTTCCGTTGAGACAAACATAGTACTTGTCACAAAATTCATCGTCTTCTATCATGTAGGGGCGAAGACTTAGTTCGCAACGAGGTGTCGGCAATGCAGCGCCAGCTAGAATTAATTAtacgaaaatgaaattattaaattaactATGAATATGTTAGAAGAAAATAACGGGCGAATGTTTCTTTGTGACCTACCAATGCAGCCAACGAAGGCAGTAACAGCAAAGAGCGTTGGGATCCACATGTTCACAGCGGATGATGCAACTGACGAATGGTTGATGTTGATCGTCTTCAATTTagtttaaataagaaataaatggCCTTCAGATCAAGGCTGTTGCATGTTTGATATTCCATATTAATCCAAAAAGGGGACATCATAACCCTTAATATTCTACAGTATGACCCATGTTTTCGACGTATGGGCAAACAATACGGAGCTTAAGAGATTATTTTCCGACCTTGTTCTACCTGCGGGAATTCAATATTTAGAGGGATGCGCACTGTCACCCAGCATTTTTACAGAGAATCACACACAAGCACAAGCATATAGAGTGAACCAATCAAAGAAACAACCGGCTCGAGGGTGAATTTAAGCTTGAAAAAATCTTCCGCTATTCGCCAGATAGTCAGTCGCCAGGTCTCGTAAAATTTCCAGACTGTGACTGTGAAGTAGATCCCAACTTCAAAATGagaatttttatgtttaaattcatttcacCAGGCTGCTTCGTTGAAGAACTTTCTTCGCAGTTGGTAGAGCAAAAATCAACATGTTGAAAGCATTTCATCTGCCGATGTTTGGAATTGTTATTCTATCactttcaagtgtttcaaCTAAACCCCAACACGGTAAACGACTAAACAAATTGTGAAATAAACCGTTCgaatgaatgtttttaaataaccGTGGTGACTTTTCTCAGGAAACGTGATTAAGCAGGTGGAAATGGAATGCATCAAACGGTATACACTTTCGATCCCTATAAAATTTCAGTTTCTTCCAAAAATCATTTAATCTTATTTAACTGCTTCACGTTATTAGTCCACGGCCTTACAAAATTGCCGATAAAGAACAGGTAAATCATATTCTTATAATCATTTCAACTAATTTCGTgtcaattaattgaatttaattcaaattaaatttgcagTGTGATAAATACTACATCTGCGACAACGGTGAGTTATCATATGATAACTAAATTCACAAGATGAAActaatattttgtttcttaatCTTATCCTTTCAAGGCGTGGCTATACCGCAACTGTAAGTCGATTCATTAAAGGATTTAACTTTTACTAAGATTATTGTCATTTCAATTAGTTGTGAAGACGGcacggtgttttatttttccattggaAATTGCGTCCTACTGAATGGGGCGGACTGCGATGGCCGACCTTTACTccgtaaaacaatttttatctaTAGTTGCTTATCTTCGTTTTATGTAACTGCATTGTCCTTTGAAAATAGAGGAATCAatcaaaacaaagcattgcccAAAAAAAACAGGACTTTTCCCTCACGAGGATCCTGCTCAGTGCAATAAATATTACCAAGTATATCATATTTACACTTCAATAATTAAACTAGATCTTGCTTTATTATCAATTAAATGCCAAATCAGTGTCTAGATGGTCGCCCGACATTAATTAAATGCCCTGATATGCTACTTTTCGATCGTGTGAGAGGTGTGTGTGATTACGCCGATCTAGCAGATACTTCAAACTGCCTTCTGGAACGTGAGTCTACcaataatgaaaaaacaaaaaaaattattgcgaTTATATGGGGTTGAAACTTGAAACGCTGATCATTGTCAGTGTCCAGTTGAATCtacgaaattaaaaaatattgattgcTTACAGCTTCCCCAGTCGTTTGCCCTGGAAATGCGACACCAGATGTAGGCAACCGTCTAATCGCTCATCCAACTGATtgcaacaaatttttcttctgcgAATCGGCAATTCCACGACCACTTGCATGCGAAGAACACTTGGCGTTTGATTTGGCCTCTTTAACATGCATCGAAAGATCAAAAGTCCATCGCTGGTAAATccttattattcattttcaacACAATCGACTTACTGCAACGATGACGCAATTCAATGTCCCACACTTGGCGTTGGACAGTTTGCGAGAGGAACAACTACATCAAATCGCATCATAATTGGtcaaataattgatttttaatctCATAATTTCCAGCATCCACGATTAAAGGGAAGCAGACACGTTTATTCCGGACCGAGACTTGCGTCGCATTGAGCATATACGAATTACATGACAAACGTAGACCTTCCATGGATGccaaaattaaggaaaaataCAATAGAACAAAAGGAGGAAGAACagaagatggaaaaaaaatgagaaaaaaagaaactagagTACTTACACAGACACATACACAAAAAAATCACTGTCAATTTTCGAATCGAACGCATAATACACCTAACAGATGCGATTCAGCGCGGAATTTCttagccatttttcttttgtttcgctaaaaaaaaggaattattaTATTTCCATTACATACCTCTTTCACCGACACACGAGGTCGTCACTAATGGATTACACAATTGATTTTACTCAGCGGTCTCATTCATCCACCCTATAGTCCCGGTGTCCCACATTAGTTATAGTTTCTGTACATGGACGACTGCCACGtcactttttacttttttttttgttttctaaactCAAAAAGAATTATTACGGGACTATCAAACATAAGAAAAAGGTGTTTAAATCGAAAGGCAGCAAAACGTCAACACGCAAAAAGGCAGCGCACAAACCCTATTAAAAGAATTTCCGTGGTTATAAGAAAAAGTTTGTAGATTATGTAATCGGTCAATTTGTTCGCATTAAGCAATGACCACATTTTGGGCGACGAGAGCGAACAGATAAAAATGACGAGATACCGAGAaaatgggagggaaaaaaagaaacgattgCACGCCAAAAAAGACAAACTCTTTGTCTTCACTGAATGCGAATAAAAACTAAAGACACATTAGcgataataaaaatacaaaaaaaagaagaaacttgaAATCGACATTATAACTCAaaccaaggttttttttttaattactgcaattaaaaaaaacgaagataaACAAGAACGCTGCAAAATTGTGGAATtgtagaaatgaagaaaaaaaggccatgTAAAGATTTGGTTattcctatttaaaaaattcgttaGCTACTCCTAACCAACGGCCGTCGTGGTGGTGCGCACAACGGAATGATTATCTTTGACAATGCCTTCGATTCCATTCGACAGAGAAgaccgtttcttttctttttagccaATAAATAAGTTGAAGATTGCGGACAGGGCAAGtggtgtggtggtggtggtgaacgGTGAACTAGCAAGTATTATACAGTGTACACTGAATATAGGAGGTGGGGACGAAGCCTTCCTCGAAGCCGGAATTCCGTCGCACTCGCGTCCAGCCGTCTCCCTGGTCGACTTCAATGACCAACAACTCTTCACCTTCGTGTAAGGGAATAGAACCTTCGCTTTGGGCtacaaaaatacgaaaaaaagaaaagaattaagtGGCTGATTTTCTGAATTTCGTAGACGAGTCTCTTCGAAAGAAACGGACAGCAGTAGGATGAAGGCCGATTTCAGAGTGACATGAGGTAGCATTGAAAGCATCATAAGAGTTCAAAAGAGTAAGAGTCTCATCAGATAAGGCCACAACCAGTATActatccccccaaaaaaagccaACGTGCAAGCGCAGAAATGAAAGGAAACCAATAGATACTCTGGCGAAAGCAGAGCGCGCTTTTCGAAAATGGGAAACGCCGGGTGGAACGAACCTTCAAATGCGTAAAGTGCTCGGCAGGTACCCAAAACTGGCAGTAGTTCGCTTTCGTAAACTTCGCTCTCGTTGAGCGTGTCGTCTTCTTCGGCGTCTATCTCGGCTTCGGCGTTGGCGTAGAGACGCTCCACCTCCGAGTCGGGGAAACTGGTATGCGAGGCGTGAGAACCAACTCCGCTCTCTGGACTGTGAGAAGACctttaaatatttgtaaaaatacaGAAATTTACTATTTAGTGCCATCtattaaaacaaactaaacgattcatttttattaattttacccATGAGTTGGTTGGGGTGTTCCAGGCAGAGACGGTTTATTGTTGGGGTTGGAAACGCTGGAATCGGACGCACTCCGACTGAGAGACTCGTCCGAGCCGCCATGCTGCGTTAGGGCGTTGTTGGATCCCTTGGATCCCATCAATTTTCTCAATCCTAGTCCTCCGTTACTGCCGCCGTTAATTCCGGTCGTTGAAGACGTTCGGACGCCGGGTGTGTTTAGCGTCTGGGCCGAGACTCGGCCTTCGGCTTCATCCAGATagccttgaaatttgtgaagttCCAGCCGTAATTTGTCTAACctgagaaaggaaaagaatgaaaatgattaaatCTATTAGCAAACATTTCAGCTCTCGCTGATGaatggaaaaatgaaacaccaacagaaaaaataaatgaaaataaatttttcatcaaCAAAAGTCAAACAAGACGACACGTGAGTTCAACCTGCTGCAAACGCTTCCTGGAATTTCAAGGTcatgcattttatttttaaaaggaagACGAAAACGGTGACGGATGATCCGTGCCTTAACCTTCACATCTTTTCATGCACTCGacatgagagagagagggaaagaaCGTCGAAAAAATATGCCATCTCATTAGCAACTCCATTTCGGTTGCGCCGAGTCCAGTCTTCTACCTTAGACAATGCTGGCATACCTTTCTTGGCGTGTCACGAAAGCTCTTTTGTTTAGCATATGGCCAGTATAGGCTTGTTTATTTCggttacgaaaaaagaaaaaagaaaagaaaaagaaagcccCCAAAAAAGGAGCGGAGAGAGACTGGAGAGAGGACTCGACTCGGACAAGATTTAGTAGTAGCGCCACCTAGCGAATCCATATCAATCGATCGGGTTGAAAATAGAATAATCTATTATATCTACCTTTGTCCACTTTCTGTCAGTTGGCCCTCGATGGAAAGTGGATCGCCCAGGGCGCGGTTTTGCTCGTAGACGCCCTTCATTTTCATGAGTCCGTCGCGCGTCGCCGTCTCCTGCAGCAGCCGCGTGTTGATCTCGTCCAGCCGCTGCTGCAACTTCTTGCGTCGCTGGTTCGGCGCCAAATCGCTATAGTCCTCCTTGGGTTCGACGAAGGCAATGAGAGACGACTGGAAAGGAGAaagcgaaaccaaaaaaactcaTTACCAAAACAGAACACGGCGCGCGCTCGTTGTTTATCCCATTGAGACAGTCCAGGGCTGACGGATTGCGTCAACCCATTTCGACAACAACACTTTGGCAATTCCGTCAAATTGCAAAAAATGCAAATGTTGCAGGACTTGATTACAATTCAGAAAAGACACTGGCGACAAAAGCGTGTGGtgaaaggggagaaaaaacgtGCAAGGGTTTGGATGAGGCATGCTGGCGGCTAAACTGTTCGATTGGAATCATTTCAGTCGCAGGGAACGGTGTGTCGCGCAAGCGGGGGGCAAAcgaagaacagaaaaaaatttttgtttagaatCAGAGATACTTACGATAATGGATTAGTGCACTTGAAACGTGTGGCGTGCTACAATCAATACGAATGGTAACGTCTCCACGCTCAGCATCCGTATTGGCAGAACGATAAAAGAAATGATAACAAAACAAGGGTGAGATGGGATgatcggaaaaataaaaacaaaaaaaaaaaaaaaaaaccaaaaaaaaaacacgagaaATCAACTAAAACAAGAATCGATTATTTGAGATTATCGCAAAAAATCTCCATCAAACGGGTTCCATTGTTAATCGGGACGCTTGGTtctattcaatttcttttagaATAAACAAGGGGGTAAGATGTTGCTATTGATAATGA
The sequence above is drawn from the Daphnia pulicaria isolate SC F1-1A chromosome 1, SC_F0-13Bv2, whole genome shotgun sequence genome and encodes:
- the LOC124338619 gene encoding uncharacterized protein LOC124338619 produces the protein MWIPTLFAVTAFVGCIAGAALPTPRCELSLRPYMIEDDEFCDKYYVCLNGTATEEFCDDGLVFDITKDKCELPHAVQCGDRKKQQNPRPTSNCPRRNGMFPVKGSCDKFYHCTDGQHTLIACPPGVIFEPLVGACVHADQTNRPNCSASQVLNFMCPNIGSGANPSASLRFGDHDRLAHPTSCRHFYMCLLTGMPRLGGCTYGLVFNPVSGRCDQPQNVRGCEKWYGEDDPIEEDDIPDATVAPALSSRRINNSAVRTAAPAVSVARVEPGEVAKSKSHQPMRRLSTGTNRFGLVQEDPIDFDKSDLDEE
- the LOC124338620 gene encoding protein obstructor-E-like; this encodes MLKAFHLPMFGIVILSLSSVSTKPQHGNVIKQVEMECIKRPRPYKIADKEQCDKYYICDNGVAIPQLCEDGTVFYFSIGNCVLLNGADCDGRPLLQESIKTKHCPKKTGLFPHEDPAQCNKYYQCLDGRPTLIKCPDMLLFDRVRGVCDYADLADTSNCLLEPSPVVCPGNATPDVGNRLIAHPTDCNKFFFCESAIPRPLACEEHLAFDLASLTCIERSKVHRCIHD
- the LOC124338574 gene encoding formin-binding protein 1-like isoform X3, with translation MPKKKEEEDYQFSCQKAFRDVLTEVNDQAGQHEVVAENLTSAVTKEIVALVKDLKEERKKALQEGAKLQSSLNQQLSALDRAQKNYEKAFREAERAEDAYRKADADLNLSRADVEKQRINSSIKSHQCDDNKNEYAKQLQKANELQTCHYQTALPGVFHTLQELDDKRIKQVENFIRKGVDIERSVFPIINKCLDGIVRAADNVDPEKDSRLVIERYKSGFSPPEDVPFEDLSNMRSGSVGSDSSSNGGGSGAIHSTISLTSSGILKSESKGGTLTAMKLKKRAGIFSIFNAGKSSLIAFVEPKEDYSDLAPNQRRKKLQQRLDEINTRLLQETATRDGLMKMKGVYEQNRALGDPLSIEGQLTESGQRLDKLRLELHKFQGYLDEAEGRVSAQTLNTPGVRTSSTTGINGGSNGGLGLRKLMGSKGSNNALTQHGGSDESLSRSASDSSVSNPNNKPSLPGTPQPTHGSSHSPESGVGSHASHTSFPDSEVERLYANAEAEIDAEEDDTLNESEVYESELLPVLGTCRALYAFEAQSEGSIPLHEGEELLVIEVDQGDGWTRVRRNSGFEEGFVPTSYIQCTLYNTC